The proteins below come from a single Lodderomyces elongisporus chromosome 3, complete sequence genomic window:
- the ALO1 gene encoding D-arabinono-1,4-lactone oxidase (BUSCO:EOG092624X0), with amino-acid sequence MASSSVPESLKPFVTTKFFHKTWAGTFYCHPQAIFQPRNVDEIKELIKQAHKHQKTIMTVGSGHSPSDLTMTKEWLCNLDKFNHVLKEEEFLGPISPDSKEQEVKFVDLTVEAGCRVYELNEYLKKHNLAIQNLGSISDQSIAGLISTGTHGSTQYHGLVSQQVVSITFLNSQGESITCSSIEKPHYFKAILLSLGKIGIITHVTLRTCPKYTIKSRQEIINFDTLLQHWDTIWLDSEFIRIWWFPYTKKCVLWRANKSNDPISPPRASWYGTRFGRFFYESLLWLSVHILPSLTPHVEKFVFEQQYGKVETLGAGDIAVQNSVEGLNMDCLFSQFVNEWSAPLTNGIEVLTQLQSIIQQAAKNNEFYVHAPVEVRCSNVTQSNKPFTDSEGKESLYPSQEWLSHRSKTSAGPIPGNNFRPYMDNSPRLKYEGDGVKPTNEQLTLFINATMYRPFGTNVETYKWYQKFEDVMTQADGKPHWAKNFIGVKGADLKENPELNGQNLQTQLEFGGKKFYTMIGFKTKMQNWFGQDLIDFNKVRRETDPEGVFLSGKSWADRNGILLD; translated from the coding sequence ATGGCGAGCTCATCTGTTCCTGAGCTGTTAAAGCCATTTGTTACTACAAAGTTCTTTCATAAAACATGGGCGGGTACTTTTTATTGTCATCCACAAGCGATTTTCCAGCCCAGAAATGTTGACGAGATCAAAGAGCTTATCAAACAAGCTCACAAGCatcaaaaaacaatcaTGACTGTTGGTTCGGGCCATTCGCCAAGTGATTTGACAATGACCAAAGAATGGCTATGTAATTTGGACAAATTCAACCATGTcttaaaagaagaagagtttTTAGGTCCAATAAGTCCCGATTCAAAGGAACAAGAGGTCAAGTTTGTTGATCTCACTGTGGAAGCAGGTTGCAGAGTGTATGAATTGAACGAATACTTAAAAAAGCACAATTTGGCAATCCAGAATTTGGGTTCAATTAGTGACCAATCCATCGCGGGTTTAATCTCAACAGGAACTCATGGGTCGACTCAATATCATGGGTTGGTATCTCAACAAGTTGTCTCCATCACATTTCTCAACTCCCAAGGCGAATCCATTACATGTTCCTCGATTGAGAAACCACACTACTTCAAGGCCATATTATTGTCGTTGGGTAAAATTGGTATCATCACCCACGTTACTTTAAGAACGTGTCCCAAATACACAATCAAGTCGAGACAAGAGATTATCAACTTTGACACCTTGTTGCAACATTGGGACACTATATGGTTGGATTCCGAATTTATCAGAATATGGTGGTTTCCATACACCAAAAAATGTGTGCTTTGGAGAGCTAATAAATCCAATGACCCAATCTCACCACCGAGAGCTTCCTGGTACGGTACCCGATTTGGTCGTTTCTTTTACGAATCATTGTTATGGCTCTCGGTTCATATATTGCCCAGCTTGACCCCGCACGTTGAAAAGTTTGTATTTGAACAACAATACGGTAAGGTTGAAACCCTTGGTGCAGGTGACATAGCGGTTCAAAACTCCGTCGAAGGCTTGAATATGGACTGCTTGTTTTCACAATTTGTCAATGAATGGTCAGCTCCACTCACTAATGGTATCGAGGTCTTGACCCAATTGCAAAGTATTATTCAACAAGCTGCTAAAAATAATGAATTTTATGTCCATGCGCCAGTTGAAGTGCGTTGTTCAAATGTTACGCAATCAAATAAACCATTCACCGATTCCGAGGGTAAAGAATCGTTATACCCATCTCAAGAATGGTTATCGCACAGATCAAAGACCAGCGCAGGACCTATTCCAGGAAATAACTTCCGTCCTTATATGGACAATTCACCAAGGTTGAAATACGAAGGTGATGGTGTTAAACCTACGAATGAGCAATTGACATTATTCATAAATGCTACAATGTATAGACCATTTGGCACTAATGTCGAAACTTACAAATGGTACCAAAAGTTTGAAGACGTGATGACGCAGGCTGATGGTAAACCACATTGGGCTAAAAACTTTATTGGTGTCAAAGGTGCTGACTTGAAGGAGAATCCCGAGCTCAATGGACAGAACTTACAGACGCAATTGGAGTTTGGCGGCAAAAAGTTTTATACAATGATTGgatttaaaacaaaaatgcaAAACTGGTTCGGACAAGATTTGATAGATTTCAACAAGGTGAGAAGAGAGACCGACCCAGAGGGAGTATTTCTCTCTGGTAAGAGCTGGGCAGATAGGAACGGTATATTATTAGATTAG
- a CDS encoding uncharacterized protein (BUSCO:EOG09261UPM), translating into MARKNKNNNSKKSGKSGKSGKNRSSQKIIDAYQIAERQERRNQGGDDIEEDEGNFANSLAFEEGILDARSLLKDGQADEDLLDEEIDSDEALGSDDDYDVLDSKMSQSIRDKAKRKRLGQYSDSEDEEDDDDDDDEGYASIDESQLVTLSEAWDMDDRDLASVQGKGHKDIVLNDDWESESSSSEESSEDEGEDGVEEDWGETSKDFDAEGDDDDNDENSEEESDDDDDDDDEEEEEEEGDDSDEENVFSHDSADDEGLDLAKTTKRLQKELEAAKPKERKRFIVEKRDENEFNVPSGGQSLSIAEMMQGIQNAENEAILIDADAKAVATPLPKRIQQRNDRGAAYNLSKKEVSKWSDTVQQNRQAELLKFPMQQPDTFNDSANAFRSNPNKEKTETELEKNVNDILAKSSLIDDKKEATFEEIAVAKMSAEELRERTNQLRLMRELMFRDERRAKRLKKIKSKQYHKIKKKERLRNQELVDEAEDVSDDEDAEDKDMKRAEERMSLRHKTQSKWAQSMIKSGLSKDASNREELEEMLRQGERLREKQLGLRNGEDDVYDDEGVSDIERDYEHDDADGDEDERRSKLGKGVMAMEFMKNAEQRRKEENLKTIEQLRRLQNGEDDGLDLFQDENDNGSVNITKNQGRRVYNPVAIDDSNINEEVLKEVEDEKVTGLAKKVNKANQVKIVEPTSASNDESKSKAEKNAQAVDDEANPWLSIGSESGATNHEPQQKSSKVTVVDENSSKFAKAAMKIAKKSRKQRRGEGEDLIDINETLAVKDIHNDGSDVSDSEATGESSTAPKMFKQKDLIKEAFVGDDVVAEFENEKKRMIEDEDDKEEDITLPGWGDWVGGKSKPNANKKRKFIRKIDGVVQKDKRKDKNLKNVIINEKLNKKNLKYQARDVPYPFETREQYERSLQMPVGQEWTSRATHQRLTMPRVVTKQGMVIDPLKAPFK; encoded by the coding sequence GACTACGATGTTTTGGATAGTAAAATGTCACAAAGTATTCGAGATAAAGCCAAACGTAAGAGATTAGGACAATATTCCGATAGCGAAGACGAAGAggacgacgatgatgatgatgatgaaggaTATGCTAGTATTGACGAGAGCCAGTTGGTTACATTGTCTGAAGCGTGGGACATGGACGACCGCGACCTTGCACTGGTACAGGGTAAAGGCCACAAAGATATAGTTTTGAATGATGACTGGGAATCGGAGAGCTCATCGAGCGAAGAAAGCTCAGAAGACGAAGGAGAAGATGGGGTAGAAGAAGATTGGGGCGAAACCTCAAAGGATTTTGATGCCGAAGGTGACGATGACGACAATGATGAAAACTCTGAAGAAGAGagcgatgatgatgatgatgatgatgatgaggaagaagaagaagaagaaggagacgATTCCGACGAAGAAAATGTATTTTCCCACGACTCCGCTGATGATGAAGGTCTTGATTTGGCTAAAACTACCAAGAGATTACAGAAGGAGCTTGAAGCAGCAAAGCCAAAGGAGCGTAAAAGAtttattgttgaaaaacgcgatgaaaatgaattcAACGTACCGAGTGGTGGTCAGTCATTATCCATTGCCGAGATGATGCAAGGTATTCAAAATGCAGAAAATGAAGCTATCTTGATTGATGCAGATGCAAAAGCTGTCGCCACACCTCTACCAAAGCGTATTCAGCAAAGAAATGATCGTGGTGCAGCGTACAATTTGTCGAAGAAGGAAGTCAGCAAATGGAGTGATACAGTGCAGCAAAATAGACAAGCCGAGTTGTTGAAGTTTCCAATGCAGCAACCAGACACATTTAACGATAGTGCAAATGCATTTAGAAGCAACCcgaacaaagaaaaaacggAGACtgagttggaaaaaaatgtcAATGATATTCTTGCCAAATCGTCGTTGATTGATGACAAAAAGGAAGCAACATTTGAGGAAATTGCAGTGGCCAAAATGTCTGCAGAAGAGCTTCGCGAGAGGACAAACCAATTGAGATTAATGAGGGAGTTGATGTTTAGAGATGAGAGAAGGGCCAAACGattgaaaaagatcaaatcTAAGCAATACCACAAGAttaagaagaaggaaagattGAGGAATCAAGAACTTGTTGACGAGGCTGAAGATGTTAGTGATGACGAAGATGCCGAGGACAAGGATATGAAACGAGCCGAAGAAAGAATGAGTTTAAGACATAAGACACAACTGAAGTGGGCACAGTCGATGATCAAAAGCGGGTTATCTAAAGATGCTTCTAATCGTGAGGAGTTGGAGGAGATGTTGAGACAAGGCGAAAGATTGCgagaaaaacaattggGGTTGAGGAATGGCGAAGATGATGTTTACGACGATGAAGGAGTTAGCGACATTGAAAGGGATTATGAACACGACGATGCAGAtggtgatgaagatgaaagaCGAAGTAAACTTGGTAAAGGTGTTATGGCAATGGAATTCATGAAGAATGCCgagcaaagaagaaaagaggagaatttgaaaacaatagAGCAATTGAGAAGGTTGCAAAATGGAGAAGATGATGGACTTGATTTGTTTCAAGATGAGAACGATAATGGTTCAGTTAACATCACCAAAAACCAAGGAAGAAGAGTCTATAATCCTGTTGCCATTGATGATAGTAACATAAATGAGGAAGTATTGAAGGAGGTTGAGGACGAAAAAGTTACCGGTTTAGCCAAGAAGGTTAACAAAGCCAATCAGGTAAAAATTGTTGAGCCAACTTCTGCATCCAACGACGagtcaaaatcaaaagcagaaaaaaatgcaCAAGCAGTCGACGACGAAGCCAATCCTTGGCTTTCTATTGGATCTGAGTCCGGCGCAACAAATCACGAACCTCAACAAAAGTCAAGCAAGGTTAccgttgttgatgaaaactCATCCAAATTTGCAAAGGCTGCTATGAAGATTGCCAAAAAACtgagaaaacaaaggagAGGCGAAGGCGAAGATTTGATTGATATTAACGAAACACTTGCTGTGAAGGATATCCATAACGATGGATCTGATGTCTCTGATTCGGAAGCAACTGGGGAATCTTCAACTGCGCCAAAGATGTTCAAGCAAAAGGATCTCATCAAAGAAGCTTTTGTTGGAGACGATGTTGTTGccgaatttgaaaatgaaaagaagagaatgaTTGAAGACGAAGACGATAAGGAGGAGGATATAACATTGCCCGGTTGGGGTGACTGGGTAGGCGGTAAGTCGAAACCTAATGCTAATAAAAAACGCAAGTTTATACGTAAAATTGACGGAGTTGtgcaaaaagacaaaagaaaggataaaaacttgaaaaatgtGATTAtcaatgaaaaattgaacaagaagaatCTCAAATATCAAGCTAGGGATGTGCCATATCCGTTTGAAACAAGAGAGCAATACGAACGTTCGCTTCAGATGCCGGTGGGACAAGAATGGACAAGTAGAGCTACACACCAGAGATTGACCATGCCAAGAGTTGTCACCAAGCAAGGTATGGTGATTGACCCATTGAAAGCGCCATTCAAGTag
- the ERG13 gene encoding 3-hydroxy-3-methylglutaryl coenzyme A synthase: MTQSPQNVGIKGIEVYIPGQAVNQTELEKFDGIPQGKYTIGLGQTNMAFVNDREDIYSIALTVVSKLIKHYNIDTEKIGRLEVGTETLLDKSKSVKSVLMQLFGDNNDIEGIDTVNACYGGTSSVINAINWIESSSWDGRDAIVVAGDIAIYDKGAARPTGGVGAIAMLIGPDAPIVFDSVRGSFMEHAYDFYKPDFTSEYPVVDGHFSLSCYVKAVDHCYKNYSKKITGDKNKTVGLYDHFDYNAFHVPTCKLVTKSYARLLYNDYKANPESFKDLIDEETRKAIDGLSYEASLTDKLLEKTFVSLAKEATKKRVDPALKVPTNTGNMYTASAWVSLSSLLYYIGSKDLQNKRIGVFSYGSGLASTLLSVTVRSDISEITKVLDFDFKLGDGRKIESPEQYVAAIELREKAHLQKDFKPQGSIENLASGVYYLEEVDDKFRRKYAIKE; the protein is encoded by the coding sequence ATGACACAATCTCCACAAAACGTCGGTATCAAAGGTATTGAAGTCTACATTCCTGGCCAAGCAGTCAACCAAACTGAGTTGGAAAAGTTTGATGGAATTCCTCAAGGTAAGTACACTATTGGTTTAGGTCAAACCAATATGGCATTCGTCAACGATAGAGAAGATATCTACTCGATTGCATTGACAGTTGTCTCAAAGTTGATCAAGCACTATAACATTGATACCGAAAAGATTGGTAGATTGGAAGTTGGTACCGAGACTTTATTGGACAAGTCCAAGTCAGTTAAGTCAGTTTTGATGCAATTGTTTGGCGACAACAATGATATCGAAGGTATCGATACCGTTAACGCATGTTATGGTGGTACTTCTTCCGTGATCAATGCCATTAACTGGATTGAAAGTTCAAGCTGGGATGGAAGAGAcgctattgttgttgctggtgaCATCGCCATCTACGACAAAGGTGCTGCTAGACCCACTGGAGGTGTTGGTGCTATTGCCATGTTGATTGGTCCTGATGCgccaattgtttttgacTCAGTCAGAGGTTCATTTATGGAACACGCCTACGATTTCTACAAACCAGATTTCACCAGCGAGTACCCAGTCGTTGATGGCCACTTTTCCTTGAGCTGTTATGTCAAGGCCGTTGACCACTGCTACAAAAACTACTCTAAAAAGATTACAGGTGACAAGAACAAGACCGTTGGCTTGTACGACCACTTTGACTATAACGCATTCCATGTGCCAACTTGTAAATTGGTGACAAAGAGTTATGCAAGATTATTATACAATGATTACAAAGCAAACCCAGAATCTTTCAAAGACTTGATTGATGAAGAGACTAGAAAAGCCATTGATGGTTTGAGCTATGAAGCTTCATTAACAGATAAGCTTTTGGAAAAGACCTTTGTATCGTTGGCTAAAGAAGCTACAAAGAAGAGAGTCGACCCAGCATTGAAGGTGCCAACCAACACTGGTAACATGTACACAGCCTCGGCATGGGTTTCTCTTTCATCATTGCTTTACTATATTGGCTCCAAagatttgcaaaacaagaGAATTGGTGTCTTTTCGTATGGATCTGGTTTAGCGTCGACCTTGTTGTCAGTTACTGTGAGATCAGATATTTCCGAAATCACCAAAGTGCTAGACTTTGACTTTAAGTTGGGTGACGGAAGAAAGATTGAGTCTCCAGAACAGTACGTTGCTGCCATTGAGTTGAGGGAAAAGGCtcatttgcaaaaagaTTTCAAGCCACAAGGTTCAATTGAGAACTTGGCCAGTGGTGTTTACTACTTGGAAGAAGTTGATGACAAGTTCAGAAGAAAATATGCAATCAAGGAATAA